A window of Dehalogenimonas sp. WBC-2 genomic DNA:
TACCCGCAAATTCAAGACCTCATAAACCCCCTGCCAAACGGAATCCGTAGCTTCCAATCTGCGTTTGCGCTTATCCATTTTTTTGATATGAGTTATATTTTCCGACATCCTAAAACTGAAGACGGCCCCGATATTCAACGACTGGCCCAAGCTTGCGCACCGCTGGATGTGAATTCTATCTACTGCTACCTGTTGCTCGCCACCCATTTCAGAGAAACCTGTCTTGTGGCCGAAACAGAGGAGGGGACACTTTCCGGTTTCGTTTCCGCATATTGGCGGCCTGATGCGCAAGATACCCTTTTTGTCTGGCAGATAGCGGTTCATCCGGGGTTCAGGGGGAACGGCATAGCCCGTTCTCTTCTTAGGACACTTTTTAAGCGGCAGGCTGAGAGAAGACCCTTGAGATACCTTGAACTAACGGTTAATCCATCCAACAGAGCTTCCCGCCGTTTGTTTGCGTCGCTAGCGGCGGAACTTGGTACTAGCGTAACAGAAAAGGAACTGTTCCCGGAATATATCTTAGGTGACGGCCATGAAGCGGAGATATTACTGTGTATAGGCCCGATATTCGCAGTGACCACATAAAAATAGTTAGGAGATACAATGCGAATTTTTGAACAGGTTGAGTCCCAGGTCAGGAGCTATTGCCGCGCTTTCCCGACCATCTTTGATACAGCGCAAGGGGCCCGGCTTTTTGACGATCAGGGCAATGAATTCATAGATTTCTTTGCCGGGGCAGGAACGCTCAACTATGGGCACAACAACCCTAAGATCAATGATGCCCTGATAGAATATATAAAGAAGAAAGGCGTGATTCACGGATTAGATCTGGCAACAACGGCCAAACGTGATTTCCTGGAGGCTTTTTATTCTATCATTCTCCAGCCCCGCCACATGGAGTATAAGGTACAGTTCACCGGGCCGACCGGCACCAACGCTGTGGAGACCAGCCTGAAACTGGCACGGATGGTCAAGCGGCGCAGCAATATTATAGCCTTCACTAACGGATTCCATGGTCTGACCATGGGTTCCATGGCGGTCACAGGCAACGCATATTACAGGGATGAATCATTTATCAACCGCGCCAATGTTTCCTTCATGCCTTTCGATGGATACCTGGGGCCGGAGGTGAATACGGCGGAATATCTCAAGAGGTTTTTAGACGATTACAGTTCCGGCGTTGACCTACCCGCGGCTATCATCCTGGAGACGGTGCAGGCCGAAGGCGGTATTAATATCGCCTCAGATGAATGGCTGCGTGAGGTGGAACAGATTTGCCGCGCATATGACATTCTGCTTATCATTGATGACATTCAGGTTGGCAATGGGCGCACCGGTACTTTTTTCAGTTTTGAGAGTTCCGGCATCAGCCCCGATATCATAACGATGTCGAAATCCATCGGCGGTGGGCTCCCGCTGGCCATGGTGCTGATGCGTCCGGAACTGGACCAGTGGCGCCCGGGAGAACATACCGGCACCTTCAGGGGTAATAACCTGGCTTTTGTGGCGGCGACTCAGATATTTGACTACTGGCAGGGCACAGACATAACTGAAGCGGTAGCCTACCGGGAGAATATCGTCCGCGAAATGCTGACCGCCATCGCCGAAAAGTATCCCCAACTGGAAGCGACGGTCAGGGGCAAGGGTATGATCTATGGCCTGAGGATCCCAAGCCCAAACTTCTGCTCCGAGGTCTCCAAGGAGGCATTCTCCCGAGGGCTGGTGATCGAACTGGCAGGGGCCAACGACGATGTGCTAAAACTTCTGCCTCCGCTTATTATCGAAGAAGAACTGCTTAAAAAAGGCATTGATATCATCGACCAGTCTATAGAAGTTGTCCTGAGTAAAATAGAAAATTTAGTAACAGGTAAAGGCGTATGATTATCCGCAGCTTAAAAGAATGCACTGGAAATGAGCGTGAAGTCCACGCGCCGAACGGCAATTGGATCAGTCGGCGTCTGTTGTTAAGGGATGACGCTATGGGCTTTTCCTTCCACGAGACTGTTATTCATGCCGGAACAGAG
This region includes:
- a CDS encoding L-2,4-diaminobutyric acid acetyltransferase, encoding MSYIFRHPKTEDGPDIQRLAQACAPLDVNSIYCYLLLATHFRETCLVAETEEGTLSGFVSAYWRPDAQDTLFVWQIAVHPGFRGNGIARSLLRTLFKRQAERRPLRYLELTVNPSNRASRRLFASLAAELGTSVTEKELFPEYILGDGHEAEILLCIGPIFAVTT
- a CDS encoding diaminobutyrate-pyruvate aminotransferase, with the translated sequence MRIFEQVESQVRSYCRAFPTIFDTAQGARLFDDQGNEFIDFFAGAGTLNYGHNNPKINDALIEYIKKKGVIHGLDLATTAKRDFLEAFYSIILQPRHMEYKVQFTGPTGTNAVETSLKLARMVKRRSNIIAFTNGFHGLTMGSMAVTGNAYYRDESFINRANVSFMPFDGYLGPEVNTAEYLKRFLDDYSSGVDLPAAIILETVQAEGGINIASDEWLREVEQICRAYDILLIIDDIQVGNGRTGTFFSFESSGISPDIITMSKSIGGGLPLAMVLMRPELDQWRPGEHTGTFRGNNLAFVAATQIFDYWQGTDITEAVAYRENIVREMLTAIAEKYPQLEATVRGKGMIYGLRIPSPNFCSEVSKEAFSRGLVIELAGANDDVLKLLPPLIIEEELLKKGIDIIDQSIEVVLSKIENLVTGKGV